A single window of Halomicrobium zhouii DNA harbors:
- the ilvA gene encoding threonine ammonia-lyase, with protein sequence MLTFEDVLAAQDRVSATARHTPLDYSHTFSAMTGADVHLKLELFQRTGSFKIRGATNRIATLSEAEQDAGVVTASAGNHAQGVALAATRIGVDSTIVMPEHAPISKVRATRNYGGEVELSGQDYDAAAERAHEIERAEGKTYVHAFDDWQVMAGQGTIGLEIAEDLPGVDTVVVPIGGGGLISGIATALKGKVDDVRVVGVQAEGAASVADSLQKGEVVARDSVETIADGIATRKVGEKTFEVIQERVDEVVTVSDSEIAVALTTLLERGKTLAEGAGAVPLAAVLEERFDYADDETIVPALCGGNIDLNMLTNVIMRGLVETGRYLKLRTVLKDRPGALERLVEVLTEYDANIYAIEHDRTSRDIAMNDAEVELDLETRGHDHVATIIDGLEDAGYEVEILV encoded by the coding sequence ATGCTGACTTTCGAGGACGTGCTGGCGGCCCAGGACCGCGTTTCCGCGACGGCCCGGCACACGCCGCTGGACTACTCGCACACCTTCTCGGCGATGACCGGGGCCGACGTCCACCTCAAGCTCGAACTGTTCCAGCGGACGGGGTCGTTCAAGATCCGCGGGGCGACCAACCGCATCGCGACGCTCTCGGAGGCCGAGCAGGACGCCGGCGTCGTCACGGCCAGCGCGGGCAACCACGCCCAGGGCGTGGCGCTGGCGGCGACGCGCATCGGCGTCGACTCGACCATCGTCATGCCCGAGCACGCGCCCATCTCCAAGGTGCGGGCGACGCGCAACTACGGCGGCGAGGTCGAACTCTCCGGCCAGGACTACGACGCGGCGGCCGAGCGCGCCCACGAGATAGAGCGTGCGGAGGGGAAGACCTACGTCCACGCCTTCGACGACTGGCAGGTGATGGCCGGCCAGGGGACCATCGGCCTGGAGATCGCCGAGGACCTGCCCGGCGTCGACACCGTCGTCGTCCCCATCGGTGGCGGCGGGCTGATCAGCGGCATCGCGACGGCGCTGAAGGGCAAGGTCGACGACGTCCGCGTGGTGGGGGTCCAGGCCGAGGGCGCCGCCAGCGTCGCGGACTCGCTCCAGAAGGGCGAGGTCGTCGCTCGCGACTCCGTCGAGACAATCGCCGACGGCATCGCGACGCGGAAGGTCGGCGAGAAGACCTTCGAGGTCATCCAGGAGCGCGTCGACGAGGTCGTCACCGTCTCCGACTCGGAGATCGCCGTCGCCCTGACGACGCTGCTCGAACGTGGGAAGACGCTCGCGGAGGGCGCCGGCGCGGTGCCGCTCGCGGCCGTTCTCGAAGAACGCTTCGACTACGCCGACGACGAGACCATCGTCCCGGCGCTCTGCGGCGGCAACATCGACCTGAACATGCTGACGAACGTGATCATGCGCGGCCTCGTCGAGACCGGCCGCTACCTCAAACTCCGGACCGTCCTCAAGGACCGCCCCGGCGCCCTCGAACGCCTCGTCGAGGTGCTCACAGAGTACGACGCCAACATCTACGCCATCGAGCACGACCGCACCTCCCGGGACATCGCGATGAACGACGCCGAAGTCGAACTCGACCTGGAGACCCGCGGCCACGACCACGTCGCGACGATTATCGACGGCCTCGAGGACGCCGGCTACGAAGTCGAAATTCTGGTGTAG
- a CDS encoding type 1 glutamine amidotransferase domain-containing protein: MSQTQQPQLDGATVGVFIAPEGTEEVEFVEPKETVSEAGATVDVLGSETGEAQAVENDLEAAGTYEVETTFDDVSADDYDALVVPGGTVGADKLRVEEAAVDLIESHVADEKPIGVICHGPWTLVEADVVEGRTLTSYPSLQTDVRNAGGEWVDEEVVTDGGLITSRKPDDLDAFCETLVEEIAAISS, from the coding sequence ATGAGCCAGACCCAACAGCCACAGCTAGACGGCGCCACGGTCGGCGTGTTCATCGCGCCGGAGGGCACCGAAGAGGTGGAGTTCGTCGAACCGAAGGAGACCGTCTCCGAGGCGGGGGCGACCGTCGACGTCCTCGGGAGCGAGACTGGCGAGGCCCAGGCCGTCGAGAACGACCTGGAGGCGGCCGGCACCTACGAGGTGGAGACGACGTTCGACGACGTCTCCGCCGACGACTACGACGCGCTGGTCGTCCCCGGAGGGACCGTCGGCGCGGACAAACTCCGGGTGGAGGAGGCCGCCGTTGACCTCATCGAATCGCACGTGGCCGACGAGAAGCCAATCGGCGTCATCTGTCACGGGCCGTGGACGCTGGTCGAGGCCGACGTCGTCGAGGGGCGGACGCTCACCTCCTATCCCAGCCTGCAGACCGACGTCCGCAACGCCGGCGGCGAGTGGGTCGACGAGGAAGTGGTCACCGACGGCGGGCTGATCACGAGCCGGAAGCCCGACGACCTCGACGCCTTCTGCGAGACGCTCGTCGAGGAGATTGCCGCGATATCGTCCTGA
- a CDS encoding carbon starvation CstA family protein, whose amino-acid sequence MVQVMWMAVLALVTFSVGYVGYSRYLARFVELDDENETPAHKYDDGQEYVPSKRSVLLGHHYSSIAGGAPIAGPITAAAAFGWIPALIWIAVGNPLFGAVHDFMALSSSVRHEGKSIGYIIGEYVGERGKNMLLWFAYLTIILVIAAFAYLIGLVFDAFPWTATASLVYIALAVLFGVYLYQLNLPFLPGAIAFVAMVFGGVWVGLQYPIAVFAREGLPAGTIVLLGDGGSWLPLAAATNANMAAWVFVTILYAFAASVLPVWVLLQPRDFLTSSLLYVGVGGMILGAIVGTVVGFSPITVDVASAGIEGVEVTSLTTQIPGWTGFVHSSLGPLFPFLFVTIACGTISGFHSLVSSGTTAKQLDRESDARVIGYGGMLGEGLLAITAVIAVSIIAGGTETLSSALVTFPAGGGALLTVFGLGVTAAATFIGLVFVSFLLTSTDTAMRLGRYMYEEVVGTPETSLERTTTNRYVNAGILALAGYLLVASGTWENIWPLFGGANQSLAALALLVATVWLANWDDDKQLVSTGAPLVFMLAVTVVALLWIGLLRNPSTILAGEAGGLVATVSLLFQSLIALVLVGLIFGLVRYSVDDIREARGGLDRESLVGSGGSGPPEPSDD is encoded by the coding sequence ATGGTTCAGGTCATGTGGATGGCGGTTCTGGCACTGGTCACGTTCTCGGTCGGCTACGTCGGCTACTCCCGGTACCTGGCGAGGTTCGTGGAACTGGACGACGAGAACGAGACGCCGGCGCACAAGTACGACGACGGCCAGGAGTACGTGCCCTCGAAGCGGTCCGTACTGCTGGGCCACCACTACTCATCCATCGCGGGCGGCGCGCCCATCGCCGGCCCCATCACGGCCGCGGCAGCGTTCGGCTGGATCCCGGCGCTAATCTGGATCGCCGTCGGTAACCCGCTGTTCGGCGCGGTCCACGACTTCATGGCGCTGTCGTCGTCGGTCCGCCACGAGGGGAAGTCGATCGGCTACATCATCGGCGAGTACGTCGGCGAGCGGGGCAAGAACATGTTGCTGTGGTTCGCGTACCTGACGATCATCCTCGTCATCGCCGCGTTCGCGTACCTCATCGGGCTGGTGTTCGACGCCTTCCCGTGGACCGCGACGGCGTCGCTGGTGTACATCGCCCTGGCGGTCCTGTTCGGGGTGTACCTCTACCAGCTGAACCTGCCCTTCCTGCCGGGAGCGATCGCCTTCGTCGCGATGGTGTTCGGCGGCGTCTGGGTGGGCCTCCAGTACCCCATCGCCGTGTTCGCCCGCGAGGGGCTGCCCGCCGGGACCATCGTCCTGCTGGGCGACGGGGGTAGCTGGCTCCCGCTGGCGGCGGCGACGAACGCGAACATGGCGGCCTGGGTGTTCGTCACCATCCTCTACGCCTTCGCCGCGAGCGTGTTGCCGGTGTGGGTGTTGCTCCAGCCGCGGGACTTCCTCACCTCCAGCCTGCTGTACGTCGGCGTCGGCGGGATGATCCTCGGGGCCATCGTCGGCACCGTGGTCGGCTTCTCGCCCATCACCGTCGACGTCGCCTCGGCCGGCATCGAGGGCGTCGAGGTGACGTCGCTGACCACCCAGATCCCGGGCTGGACCGGCTTCGTCCACTCCTCGCTCGGGCCACTGTTCCCGTTCCTCTTCGTGACCATCGCCTGCGGGACGATCAGCGGCTTCCACTCGCTGGTCTCCTCGGGGACGACGGCCAAGCAACTCGACCGGGAGTCCGACGCGCGCGTCATCGGCTACGGCGGGATGCTCGGCGAGGGGCTGCTGGCCATCACTGCCGTCATCGCCGTCTCCATCATCGCGGGCGGCACCGAGACGCTGAGCTCCGCGCTCGTGACCTTCCCGGCCGGCGGCGGCGCCCTCCTCACGGTGTTCGGCCTCGGCGTCACCGCGGCGGCGACGTTCATCGGCCTCGTGTTCGTCAGCTTCCTCCTGACGAGCACGGACACGGCGATGCGCCTGGGCCGGTACATGTACGAGGAGGTCGTCGGGACGCCGGAGACCAGCCTGGAGCGGACGACGACGAATCGCTACGTCAACGCCGGCATCCTCGCGCTCGCGGGCTACCTGCTCGTCGCCAGCGGCACCTGGGAGAACATCTGGCCGCTGTTCGGCGGCGCGAACCAGTCGCTCGCGGCCCTGGCCCTGCTCGTCGCGACGGTGTGGCTGGCCAACTGGGACGACGACAAACAGCTCGTCTCCACCGGCGCGCCGCTGGTGTTCATGCTCGCCGTCACCGTCGTCGCGCTGCTGTGGATCGGGCTGCTGCGCAACCCCTCGACCATCCTCGCCGGTGAGGCCGGTGGCCTGGTCGCGACCGTGTCGCTCCTGTTCCAGAGCCTCATCGCGCTCGTGCTGGTCGGCCTCATCTTCGGCCTGGTGCGTTACAGCGTCGACGACATCAGGGAGGCCCGTGGCGGCCTCGACCGCGAGTCGCTCGTCGGCAGCGGTGGCAGCGGTCCCCCGGAACCGTCCGACGACTAG
- a CDS encoding Rid family detoxifying hydrolase codes for MKRIVSTDAAPAAVGAYSQATATDDLVFTAGQIPLTPDGDLLDAAAIDVQTEQALENVEAVLEEADASMADVLKVTVFLDDIDDFDAMNDTYQSFFDEDPPARSAVGVDELPKGVGVEIEAIATK; via the coding sequence ATGAAACGCATCGTCAGCACCGACGCGGCCCCCGCCGCCGTGGGGGCGTACAGCCAGGCGACCGCCACCGACGACCTCGTGTTCACCGCCGGCCAGATCCCCCTCACCCCCGACGGGGACCTGCTCGACGCCGCCGCCATCGACGTCCAGACCGAACAGGCCCTGGAGAACGTCGAGGCCGTCCTCGAGGAAGCCGACGCGAGCATGGCGGACGTGCTCAAGGTGACCGTCTTCCTCGACGACATCGACGACTTCGACGCGATGAACGACACCTACCAGTCGTTCTTCGACGAGGACCCGCCGGCCCGGAGCGCCGTCGGCGTCGACGAACTCCCCAAGGGCGTCGGCGTCGAGATAGAGGCGATTGCGACGAAGTGA
- the thsB gene encoding thermosome subunit beta, with amino-acid sequence MSQRQMGGQPMIILGEDSQRMKDKDAQSHNISAARAVAESVRSTLGPKGMDKMLVSSLGDVTVTNDGVTILTEMDIDNPTAEMIVEVAEAQEDEAGDGTTTAVAIAGELLKNAEELLDQDIHPTAIIKGFDMAAKEAKSQINEIATSVDPDDEELLRKVAETSMTGKGAELNKELLSQLIVDAVDAVTVEAEDGSVVADLEFLNIETQTGSTVGNSELIEGGVVDKDPVHEGMPTDFDDADVLLLDNPIELDEADVDAQLSVDDPSQLQNFLDKEEEQLQELVDAIVDTGADVVFCQKGIDDMAQHYLAKEGILAIRRAKKSDIEFLREVLGANIVSDIRSASADDLGRGSIRRDESEGLFYVEGTGDESHGVTLLLRASTDHVVDELERGVTDALDVVSSTVADGRVLGGGGAPEVEVARRLRDYADGVEGREQLAVEAFADALELVPRTLAENAGLDSIDALVDLRAAHEDGDVSAGLNVFTGDVVDTLDAGVVEPAHAKTQAVSSAAEAANLVLKIDDIIAAGDLSTSGGDEGGAGGPGGAPGGMGGMGGGMGGMM; translated from the coding sequence ATGAGCCAGCGACAGATGGGCGGCCAGCCCATGATCATCCTGGGTGAGGACTCCCAGCGGATGAAAGACAAGGACGCACAGAGCCACAACATCTCGGCGGCCCGCGCCGTGGCCGAGTCGGTACGCTCGACGCTCGGGCCGAAGGGGATGGACAAGATGCTCGTCTCCTCGCTCGGTGACGTCACCGTCACGAACGACGGCGTCACCATCCTCACGGAGATGGACATCGACAACCCGACCGCGGAGATGATCGTCGAAGTCGCCGAGGCCCAGGAGGACGAGGCCGGCGACGGGACGACGACCGCGGTCGCCATCGCTGGCGAACTCCTGAAGAACGCCGAGGAACTGCTGGACCAGGACATCCACCCGACGGCGATCATCAAGGGCTTCGACATGGCCGCCAAGGAGGCCAAGTCCCAGATCAACGAGATCGCCACCTCGGTCGACCCCGACGACGAGGAACTGCTCCGGAAGGTCGCCGAGACCTCCATGACCGGCAAGGGCGCCGAACTCAACAAGGAGCTGCTCTCCCAGCTCATCGTCGACGCGGTCGACGCCGTCACCGTCGAGGCCGAGGACGGCTCCGTCGTCGCCGACCTCGAGTTCCTCAACATCGAGACCCAGACCGGCTCCACGGTCGGCAACTCCGAGCTCATCGAGGGCGGCGTCGTCGACAAGGACCCCGTCCACGAGGGGATGCCCACCGACTTCGACGACGCCGACGTCCTCCTGCTGGACAACCCCATCGAACTCGACGAGGCTGACGTCGACGCCCAGCTCTCCGTCGACGACCCGAGCCAGCTCCAGAACTTCCTCGACAAGGAAGAAGAGCAGCTCCAGGAACTGGTCGACGCGATCGTCGACACCGGCGCCGACGTCGTCTTCTGCCAGAAGGGCATCGACGACATGGCCCAGCACTACCTCGCCAAGGAGGGCATCCTGGCCATCCGCCGCGCCAAGAAGTCCGACATCGAGTTCCTCCGCGAGGTGCTCGGCGCCAACATCGTCTCGGACATCCGCTCGGCGTCGGCCGACGACCTCGGCCGCGGCTCCATCCGCCGCGACGAGTCCGAGGGCCTCTTCTACGTCGAGGGCACCGGTGACGAGTCCCACGGTGTCACGCTCCTGCTGCGCGCCTCGACCGACCACGTCGTCGACGAGCTCGAACGCGGCGTCACTGACGCACTCGACGTCGTCTCCTCCACCGTCGCCGACGGCCGCGTCCTCGGTGGCGGCGGCGCCCCCGAAGTCGAGGTCGCCCGACGCCTGCGCGACTACGCCGACGGCGTCGAGGGCCGCGAACAGCTGGCCGTCGAGGCCTTCGCCGACGCGCTCGAACTCGTGCCCCGCACGCTCGCCGAGAACGCCGGGCTCGACTCCATCGACGCGCTGGTTGACCTCCGCGCCGCCCACGAGGACGGCGACGTCTCCGCGGGCCTGAACGTCTTCACCGGCGACGTCGTCGACACGCTCGACGCCGGCGTCGTCGAACCGGCCCACGCGAAGACCCAGGCCGTGTCCTCCGCTGCAGAAGCCGCGAACCTGGTGCTCAAAATCGACGACATCATCGCTGCCGGCGACCTGTCGACCTCCGGCGGCGACGAGGGCGGTGCAGGCGGCCCCGGTGGCGCCCCCGGCGGCATGGGCGGCATGGGTGGCGGCATGGGCGGCATGATGTAG
- a CDS encoding GNAT family N-acetyltransferase gives MPGTRVASGERVTLRTVESEDVPFLQRGNEPELRYPLGTPVRTRDQIETAFEESDDDRFLVCLDGDDADPGQVDVENVDRIGFVSVEDADWKRPELGYWLVPAVHGEGYGSEAVALAVDYTFRTYDTPAVGAGAFAFNDASRGLLESLGFTEEGRRRKFMFVDGEHRDMVQYGLLREEWRD, from the coding sequence ATGCCAGGCACACGCGTCGCGAGCGGTGAGCGCGTCACCCTCCGGACGGTCGAGAGCGAGGACGTGCCGTTCCTCCAGCGGGGCAACGAGCCCGAACTCCGGTACCCCCTCGGAACCCCGGTCAGGACCCGTGACCAGATCGAGACGGCGTTCGAGGAGTCGGACGACGACCGGTTCCTCGTCTGTCTCGACGGCGACGACGCCGACCCGGGCCAGGTCGACGTCGAGAACGTGGACCGGATTGGCTTCGTCTCCGTGGAGGACGCCGACTGGAAGCGTCCCGAACTGGGCTACTGGCTCGTCCCAGCGGTCCACGGCGAGGGATACGGGAGCGAGGCCGTCGCCCTCGCCGTCGACTACACGTTCCGGACCTACGACACGCCGGCCGTCGGGGCGGGTGCGTTCGCGTTCAACGACGCCTCCCGGGGCCTGCTGGAGTCCCTGGGATTCACCGAGGAGGGTCGGCGTCGGAAGTTCATGTTCGTCGACGGCGAGCACCGCGACATGGTCCAGTACGGCCTGCTGCGGGAGGAGTGGCGCGACTGA
- a CDS encoding DUF7383 domain-containing protein, protein MAEYRANYALVSFQEHLGPDEDGLDVPWASYSGDKTDQHTFDVPTGDPQDAYVQMQVYDVGTYDHDVLVNDTPLSGFDVPAREGWQYWMDTVTAARLTKGENTIRFRRDTDTDDSFVVGTVTVHWREPVD, encoded by the coding sequence ATGGCAGAGTACCGCGCCAACTACGCGCTGGTGTCGTTTCAGGAGCACCTCGGGCCGGACGAGGACGGCCTCGACGTCCCCTGGGCGTCCTACTCGGGCGACAAGACCGACCAGCACACGTTCGACGTTCCAACCGGTGACCCGCAGGACGCCTACGTCCAGATGCAGGTGTACGACGTGGGAACGTACGACCACGACGTGCTCGTCAACGACACGCCCCTCTCGGGGTTCGACGTCCCCGCGCGCGAGGGCTGGCAGTACTGGATGGACACCGTCACCGCGGCCAGGTTGACGAAGGGCGAGAACACCATCCGATTCCGCCGGGACACCGACACGGACGATAGCTTCGTCGTCGGGACCGTCACAGTCCACTGGAGAGAGCCGGTCGACTGA
- the citZ gene encoding citrate synthase: MSDDLKKGLEGVLVAESELSDIDGEVGKLVYRGYTIEDLAKGASYEEVLYLLWYGHLPDEGELAEFTDSMVAERAVDDAVIEVVRTLAEADENPMAALRTGVSTLSAFDPDDGDADPTDDEANLRKARRITAKIPTILAAFARIRQGDDPVQPREDLSHAANFLYMLNGEEPDDVLAETFDMALVLHADHGLNASTFSAIVTASTLSDLHSSVTSAIGTLKGPLHGGANQDVMEMLKEVDDAEQDPLEWVKGALDEGRRVSGFGHRVYDVKDPRARILGEKSKDLGEAAGSIKWYEMSTTIEEYMAEEKGLAPNVDFYSASTYYQMGIPIDIYTPIFAMSRVGGWIAHVFQYIDDNRLIRPRARYTGPEDQEFVPIEER, encoded by the coding sequence ATGTCAGACGACCTCAAGAAAGGGCTCGAGGGTGTCCTCGTCGCCGAGTCGGAGCTGAGCGACATCGATGGCGAGGTTGGCAAGCTCGTCTATCGCGGGTACACGATCGAGGACCTGGCGAAGGGTGCGAGCTACGAGGAGGTGCTCTATCTCCTCTGGTACGGCCACCTCCCGGACGAGGGCGAACTCGCGGAGTTCACCGACTCGATGGTGGCCGAACGGGCAGTCGACGACGCGGTTATCGAAGTGGTCCGTACGCTCGCCGAGGCCGACGAGAATCCGATGGCGGCGCTGCGGACCGGGGTGTCGACGCTGTCGGCGTTCGACCCCGACGACGGCGACGCGGACCCGACCGACGACGAGGCCAACCTCCGCAAGGCCCGTCGCATCACCGCCAAGATCCCGACCATCCTCGCGGCGTTCGCACGGATCCGCCAGGGGGACGACCCCGTCCAGCCCCGCGAAGACCTCTCTCACGCCGCGAACTTCCTCTACATGCTCAACGGCGAGGAGCCCGACGACGTCCTCGCGGAGACGTTCGACATGGCGCTGGTGCTCCACGCCGACCACGGTCTCAACGCCTCGACCTTTTCGGCCATCGTGACGGCGTCGACGCTGTCGGACCTGCACAGCTCGGTCACCTCGGCCATCGGCACCCTCAAGGGCCCGCTCCACGGCGGCGCCAACCAGGACGTCATGGAGATGCTCAAGGAGGTCGACGACGCCGAGCAGGACCCCCTGGAGTGGGTCAAGGGTGCTCTCGACGAGGGCCGCCGGGTCTCCGGCTTCGGCCACCGCGTCTACGACGTCAAGGACCCCCGTGCGAGAATCCTCGGCGAGAAGTCCAAGGACCTGGGCGAGGCCGCCGGGTCTATCAAGTGGTACGAGATGTCCACCACCATCGAGGAGTACATGGCCGAGGAGAAGGGCCTCGCGCCCAACGTCGACTTCTACTCGGCCTCGACGTACTACCAGATGGGCATCCCCATCGACATCTACACCCCCATTTTCGCCATGTCCCGCGTCGGCGGCTGGATCGCCCACGTCTTCCAGTACATCGACGACAACCGGCTCATCCGTCCGCGGGCCCGCTACACCGGCCCGGAGGACCAGGAGTTCGTCCCCATCGAAGAGCGGTAA
- a CDS encoding potassium channel family protein codes for MSGDEVAYEPVSVKAILAEMKDTAELLIDLSYSAVLLGSDEVAAEVLELEAQMDVLQLRARMSLLMAARSTEDAEALAPVLGMVGAAEKISDAAGDIAKVVLEDIGLPDAMRAALPEAVETLVRATISPDSPFAGETMATLNLETETGVRAIAVRRQGDWLLNPDAETALRAGDVVLFRGPEEGILDVYRDATGGETYEPPEPPESELTDLERAVDSIVLMKDMGELAVDLAYGAVLFDSQDVAEEVVELEAEVDALQSRFEAWTLQAAGRVEDPVSLRGLVHLARSTEVISDAALEISEGVLRGLSTHPVVAEAVQESDEIIVRVAVESGSAFDGTTIGAEQVKTETGMRVIAIRRAAGSERATREGSDWVVSPSAATTLGSGDVLIAKGTRSGAERFTALAKAG; via the coding sequence ATGTCCGGCGACGAAGTGGCGTACGAGCCAGTTAGCGTCAAGGCGATACTGGCCGAGATGAAGGACACCGCGGAGCTACTGATCGACCTGTCGTACTCCGCCGTCTTGCTGGGCAGCGACGAGGTGGCCGCCGAGGTGCTGGAACTGGAAGCGCAGATGGACGTCCTCCAGCTACGGGCCCGGATGAGCCTGCTCATGGCCGCCCGGTCGACGGAGGACGCCGAGGCGCTGGCGCCGGTGCTTGGGATGGTCGGCGCCGCCGAGAAGATCTCCGACGCCGCCGGCGACATCGCCAAAGTAGTACTCGAAGACATCGGCCTCCCCGACGCGATGCGGGCGGCCCTGCCCGAGGCCGTCGAGACGCTCGTGCGCGCGACGATTTCCCCGGACTCGCCGTTCGCGGGCGAGACGATGGCGACGCTCAACCTGGAGACCGAGACGGGCGTCCGCGCCATCGCCGTCCGCCGGCAGGGCGACTGGCTGCTCAACCCCGACGCCGAGACGGCGCTCCGGGCCGGCGACGTCGTCCTCTTCCGCGGGCCCGAGGAAGGGATTCTGGACGTCTACCGGGACGCGACGGGCGGGGAGACCTACGAACCGCCGGAACCGCCCGAGAGCGAACTCACCGATCTGGAGCGGGCCGTCGACTCCATCGTCCTGATGAAGGACATGGGCGAACTCGCCGTCGACCTGGCCTACGGCGCCGTGCTGTTCGACAGCCAGGACGTCGCCGAGGAGGTCGTCGAACTCGAGGCCGAGGTCGACGCCCTCCAGTCCCGCTTCGAGGCATGGACGCTCCAGGCCGCCGGCCGCGTCGAGGACCCCGTGAGCCTCCGGGGGCTGGTCCACCTCGCCCGGTCGACGGAGGTCATCTCCGACGCCGCCCTCGAGATCAGTGAAGGCGTCCTGCGCGGGCTCTCGACCCACCCCGTGGTCGCCGAAGCAGTCCAGGAGTCCGACGAGATTATCGTCCGCGTCGCGGTGGAGTCAGGTAGCGCCTTCGACGGCACTACCATCGGCGCCGAGCAGGTGAAGACGGAGACCGGGATGCGCGTCATCGCGATCCGGCGGGCCGCCGGGAGCGAGCGCGCCACCCGCGAGGGGAGCGACTGGGTCGTCTCCCCCAGCGCGGCGACGACGCTCGGCAGCGGCGACGTCCTCATCGCCAAGGGGACGCGCTCGGGCGCGGAACGGTTTACCGCACTGGCGAAAGCCGGGTAG
- a CDS encoding DUF7536 family protein translates to MSERTEPSGRAAFVRALNVRRNAKWGFAVSLVVTLAVFGFFVVVPGTTRPSVLYVALGFVLAVSLGGLTTAVFTLFSAIRLARETEA, encoded by the coding sequence GTGTCAGAACGCACCGAACCGTCGGGGCGGGCCGCGTTCGTCCGCGCGCTAAACGTCCGGCGCAACGCGAAGTGGGGGTTCGCCGTCTCCCTGGTCGTCACGCTGGCAGTCTTCGGCTTCTTCGTCGTCGTCCCCGGGACGACTCGTCCGTCGGTGCTCTACGTCGCCCTGGGGTTCGTCCTCGCCGTCTCGCTCGGGGGGCTGACGACGGCCGTCTTCACGCTGTTCTCGGCTATCCGGCTGGCGCGGGAGACGGAGGCGTAG
- a CDS encoding gamma-glutamylcyclotransferase family protein yields MHVFVYGTLCDPDTASGVLDDFAYEGPATLDGLHRVDGEYPTLAPGGEVDGRIIVTDDVAALDRYEGVDRGLYVRVPIPHADGGTVQTYVGDPERLGASAAWPGEGPFRERVRACATDEDVLVHSSP; encoded by the coding sequence ATGCACGTCTTCGTCTACGGCACACTCTGTGACCCCGACACCGCCAGCGGCGTCCTCGACGATTTCGCGTACGAGGGGCCGGCCACGCTCGACGGCCTCCACCGCGTCGACGGCGAGTACCCGACGCTCGCGCCCGGCGGCGAGGTCGACGGACGGATCATCGTCACCGACGACGTCGCTGCGCTGGACCGGTACGAGGGCGTCGACCGCGGCCTGTACGTCCGCGTCCCGATACCCCACGCCGACGGCGGGACGGTCCAGACGTACGTCGGCGACCCGGAGCGACTCGGCGCGTCCGCGGCGTGGCCGGGTGAGGGCCCGTTCCGCGAGCGCGTACGGGCCTGCGCCACGGACGAGGACGTCCTCGTTCACTCCTCGCCGTGA
- a CDS encoding thiol-disulfide oxidoreductase DCC family protein, translated as MSRSDSPSTDDADQTADESDLLADVPPTDEHPILLFDGVCNLCNSIVQFVVERDAAGTFRFASLQSPVGQALLEEHDLPTDDFDTFVLIEDGEAYTKSEGGLRAARHFDGLYPLLRHFLLVPRPIRDRVYELVANNRYDWFGRKDACMLPSGDVGERFLDDGVGPEA; from the coding sequence ATGTCTCGGTCCGACTCTCCGTCGACGGACGACGCCGACCAGACGGCTGACGAGTCGGATCTCCTCGCGGACGTTCCACCGACCGACGAACATCCGATCCTGCTGTTCGACGGCGTCTGCAACCTCTGTAATTCGATAGTGCAGTTCGTCGTCGAGCGCGACGCCGCGGGGACGTTCCGGTTCGCGTCGCTCCAGTCGCCCGTCGGCCAGGCGCTGCTGGAGGAACACGACCTGCCCACCGACGACTTCGACACGTTCGTCCTGATCGAGGACGGCGAGGCGTACACGAAGTCGGAGGGCGGTCTCCGCGCCGCGCGACACTTCGACGGGCTCTACCCCCTTCTCAGGCACTTCCTCCTCGTGCCGCGGCCAATTCGGGACCGGGTATACGAGCTCGTCGCGAACAATCGCTACGACTGGTTCGGCCGGAAAGACGCCTGCATGCTCCCGAGCGGTGACGTCGGGGAGCGCTTCCTCGACGACGGCGTCGGGCCGGAGGCGTGA